Within the Thalassoglobus sp. JC818 genome, the region CGCGGGAAAGTGCAGAAATCTGAGACAGCCGAAGTTCCGAGTGTTGGACGCTATGTGCGCCAAGTCGCGATTGCTCGTTGTCCCACCCCAAATCAGCATCAATAACATCTCCGTCATAGCCCCGGAGTCCGTCACAATCCAGAGAGTTGGATCTGATTGGAGAGTTACTCATAAATCGCCCTTGAGTGGAACTGTCTCTTCGTCGCAAAGTGACTTCGCTCTCATGGAGCCCATAAGCGACTGACTACACGATCTTGAAATGCGAATCGGCGCAATCCAACGTTCAGTACGCCCTCCAAATGCGTCTCTTGCAGAGTATTCCCGGCCTTTGAAGACGGCCGTGTTTCGAGAAATCACCATCTGTCCGGTTTGCAGTGGCTTCAGGACCTCATCCCAATTCTCCGAGTCTCAGGCGACATGGGCATTCTTGCCGTTCCTGGTACCAACTGTAGCGATTTCAGCGGATTCTTCAGTCAGTCGGTTGGAACCACCTGTCTCAGAAATTATTCACATTGGCCGCCGCATTCTACGCAAGTGCGAGCTACGGTTACCTAACCCGCCACATTTACGCACACCTTGTAAAGCAGTCATTAATCACCACCGTTGGACACGACTTTATGCGAATTGTCCACAGCACAGTTCGACGAGTTCGTCAGATTCAAGCTGACGGTCTCTCTCCATTTGGGAGGGCGATCTGATGGCCGTGCTGTCGTCCAATGACCTGCTAGCTCAGACAATCTCATCCGATTGTCCATCTGATCAAGAACTGACGTGCCTGTTAAACGACCAATTGGCAATTGATATCAAGAGCCGCATTGAGCAACACGTCGAGTCCTGCGAACGCTGTCAGCAGTGGTTAGAGCTTGCGGCCAGCTGCGATTTAGTGGACTCGCACCAGTGGTCGCATCCTGAATCTTCGACGGACTCTCAGACAAGTTCCGTCATCCATGTTGTGGAGAAAGAAACGCCCAATTGGAATGTGATTCAGAATCGCGAGACGTCGCCTGAACGGCTGAATGAAATGCGGATTCAGGACCGAATCCTCAGTCCGAGTCTCTTCCCCAGCGAAACTTCACAACTGGAAGTCATCAACGTCCTCGGTGAGGGCGGCATGGCTGTTGTTTTTCTCTGTCACGACGAGCTGTCCGACCGGGAACTTGCCGTCAAAGTGCTACGACACCGCTACGTTACTGACTACGAGGCCCGCGAGCGATTCTTACACGAAGCCGAAATACAGTCGCGTCTCCTGGGACAGGGCGTCCCTGAAGTCTTCCAGTGGGGCGAACTCATTGACGGGCGATCATTTATCGTAATGGAATACTGGCCGGGCGTGACCGTATCGGAATCATTCTTCGGTGAAATGCGTCAAGAGACGTCAACACGCGAAATTCTGTTTCTGATGCACCAGGTATGTGAAATCGTTGCGAGAGCCCATGCAAACGGAGTGGTTCACCGCGACTTGAAGCCATCGAACTTTCTGATTGATCAAGATGGTCAAGTCGCCGTCCTTGATTGGGGGCTTGCGAAAAACAATTTCGGCCCATCGCAAGTCTTTGACAGTTCGGCCGATTCCGCATTTCCCAGGTCAATCACGAACCTTTGTCGATCCGTTGTCGGGACGCCAGGTTACAGTGCACCGGAACAGGTGTCGGGAAACACAATTGAGCCGACCGCGGATGTTTATTCACTCGGAGTGATTCTCGCGGAACTGCTCGCCGGAGAGCGAATTAAAGATCTCCATCGATCGTTTCACACCCCTGACGAAAACTATAACAATTCAGAACGAATTGTGAGTGAGTTGATCGCTGCTGGAGTATCTGGCTCTCTGGTCCAAATGATTCGCTGTTGCCTGAACTCCGATCCTCAGCAGCGGTTCACGTCTGCCAAAGAGATGGCAGATTGCCTCGCTCAACTGCTACGTACATACAACTTCTCTGAGATTTGTCTCGTGGCACGTGCACGACGCCACACCTCTGCTCCAATGACAGCCCGCACGATTCGCAGATTGCTGAATCCTCGGAATTCTTCCGCTGAACTGCAATAAACTCCTGCAAGAGAATCTGGGCAGCTTCGTTCTTTAGGCACCGCTGAAGGATCGTGTTCCTTCAGCTCTGTCTGCAAGAATTAGCTGCCCGAGGTTCCTCCAGTGCGATACCTGCTGAAGATCTTTTCAGGTCCACACATCGGCGCGGAAGTCGAACTCCCGACCGGGGAATCCACGATCGGCAGCAGCGACGACTGTGATCTCGTCCTCACTGATCGACTGATCGCTGAACAACATGTCGCCGTCAGTGTCTCCGACTCTTCCATCTCTATTCGACAGCTTGGATCAGAAGCAGTCCTGGTGGATGGGAAGCCTGTCGACTCGGCAGAACTTCGTCCGTTTCAGTACTTCACAATTGGCACAACGCATCTAGCGATTGGACCGGCAGATAAACCGTGGCCGCATTTTGATCTGTCCGATTTTCAACTTCGGCCACCAGTCGAAGAAGCCGAACCGAGTCAAGAACTCGACGACGTTCAGTCCGAATCAGATGCGACCGAAACCAGCGTCACACCGGCTGAGACTCAATTGAGTCAGAGCAGGGGATCTCGACGATTTCCTGTCATGATCACCTCGGTTGCCTTGTTTTTTGCTTTGAACGCAGCACTCGTCTTTGCAGGGTTCTCGAACAATTGGCTCGATTCGAAACCTGAGACCACTTCTGAACAGGCCAATGATATAGAAGCAGAGAGAAGTAACTTCGAAAGGCTCGTGAAGGAATTCTCACCTGGCGTCGAAGTCGATGAGTCAAATCAACGACTCGAGTTGACCGGATATGTCATCCGTGAAACGGACCGTGAACAGTTGCTCGAAGCTGCGAAGAACATTGATCCCCACGTCATCTTCAAAGTTCGATCGACAGAGTCACTCTTGGCAGTTGTAAACGAAATCTTATCTCAAGCTGAGCTGGAACAAACTTGGTCGGCTTCAATAACCAACCCGGGAGTTATCAAAATCTCCGGCACACTCGAGACACGGTCCACCGATTCTGAAGAACTGCTCAGAAAGACTTTGGAAAGGATCGAGAAAGATGTGCCACTCAAGGAATTACTGGTCGACGTAACGAAAACTCGTTCGATTCTCGAAGAATCCGAAGTGATCGCGGAAGTTAATCTTAGCGAAGACTCAGACACTCAGACCGTACCGACTCCACCAACGGAACGACTCTTGAGAAGCAATCCGATTCCAATCATCGACGTCCGTATTGCTAACGACCGAGTTTTTACGCTGCCCAATGGAATCCAGATTTCGGTAGGCGGACGACTCTCGGATGGATCGCGAGTGGAAGAAATCGAATTTGAGCACGCCATCGTGCGGACGAAATCCGGTCAAAGAATGATTGTCCCCTTCGGACTCTAAGGAACCATCATGCAACTTAAACAACTTCGAGAACACTTCATTGTTACAGACCTGGAACGGCGACTGAAAGCAGATCACACCGGTCTCGAACGAGATCAGATTCTCAATGAACTGACCGAATGGGAACTTCAGATTGAATCCCAAAAGAGAGCCGGTCTTTCATCGGAAGAATTTGCTGTCGCTGAAAGACTGCTCCGCAGTTTACGGGTCTCAGTGAATGTCGTTCGTGAAACTTGGAACACGTTGAACACATCTCGCAAAGTTCTCGGATCAACCAGTTAACCCATGAGCATCCACCTTACTTCCAGCACACACTAACTCTTGATGTCAGTTGAGGAATTCTTATGACTACATACAGTCCTACACTCGACTTCGGATTGAATTCCGTTGAAGAAGTCGTTGTTACAACGCTTTCTGATCTCGAAACAGCAGTTGAAACAGCCATTTCGAATGCGGCTCTTGATGATGAGCTCTCAACGGGCGAAGCGTTGGAGCTGCAATACGAACTCGCCAAGTGGGCACTGCTCTACGAAACCAGCAGTAACATCGGCAAGAAAATCGACGATGCGATCGCCAATACTGTGGCCAACATGCGCTAAGCGATTCTCTTCGCAGAACGCGTTCTTTTCACTCTGACGCTTTCAGGGCGTTCGAATACATCGAACGATTCGATCATGGACATTTCTCAGAACCTTTCTCAACTCATGCTTGAAATTGGCATGATGGCAGCCTGGCGAGGTGAAACCCAAGAAGCCCGCGTCATTCTTGACGGGCTGAAAGCGGTTCGTCCTGAAAGTGCGAGCCTAGAGGTTGGGACAGCCATTGCACTCCTCAACGAGGGGAAATCCGGTATTGCCATGCACGTTCTTGAAGAGGCGCTGAAGAAGGACCCAGAATCGAGTTTTGCCAGATATCTCCTCGCTCTGACTCACAAATTGAATGGTTTGGAAGATCGGAGCCGGACATTGTGTGTTGAAGTCATGGAGAACTCTTCCGACGACATTGCGGCCGACCTTGCTCGTTCACTCATGCAGATTCCCGCCGGCGGATTGTCTTTTCATCACACTCCAGCCTGAAGAATTTGAAGTCTAAACTTCTTTAGTAAAGATTGGCACGAAGATGGAACAAATCGCCGCCCAGACGATGGCGTCAACGCTTGCAGACTCGGCGGGACACGTCGAGCCAGTCGAGGTCACCTGGAACTCGGAGTTTGTCGCTCCGGCCGATCAGGGACAATTCGAGAATGCACTCGTCGAGTTTGACAACTTTCAGCAACAGCCTTCACAAGCGATCGACGGTTTGAATCAACTGGCCAAGACTCCTTACGAAGGAACGATCGGCAATGTCATTCTCGACAATCTGCGAAGCCTGAAAATTAAAGAAGAGAGTGTTCAGGCAAACGTTCTGGGAACGCTCGACAAGGGTGAGTTGAATCCGAGTGAGATGCTTAAAGTCCAGTTTCACATGATGTCGCTGAGTGTCGAAATCCAGACAACCTCTAACATGGCCCATCATGGAGTTGAGGACGTCAAGACAATTATGCGTGGCCAATAACTTTCGATCCATCCTTACACGACGAACACCGACGACCAAACTATGGACATTCTAAACCGCATATCGACGACGTTGAGGATTGGACGGCCGACGTTCGCATTGACTGCGTTCGTCCTCCTGCTTCTTTCCGGTTGCTCAGATGTCGATCTCTACTCAAATCTTCATGAGCGAGAAGCCAACGAAATGATGGCGATCCTTCTCGATGGTGGGATCTCATGCACCAAGGGGGAAGGCGACGAAGACCAGACCTGGAAGCTGAAAGTCGGATCTGAAAACTTCTCTCGGGCTGTTAAAATCCTCACTGCTTCGGGATATCCCACTGATCGTCATGTGCGGATGGGTGACGTCTTCAAAAAGTCCGGCCTAGTTTCATCGCCGACTGAAGATCGAATCCGTTTTGTTTACGCACTCTCGGAAGAGATCGCTGAAACCATTTCTCGAATTGACGGCGTCGTCGATTCAAGAGTCCACGTCGTTCTGCCTGACAACGATCCATTCTCGGACAGTACAAAGCCGTCATCAGCTTCTGTTTACATAAAACACCGTTCCGATGTCGATCTCACGGCAGAGAAAATGGAGATTAAGGACCTCGTTGCCAAGAGTATCGAAGGACTCGCAAGCGATGAGATTGAGGTCTTCCTTGACGAAGTAGAACCCATCGCTCCGCCTCCTGAAGAAGGTGCCTCCTACTCACAAGTTTTTGGGATAACGATTGCGACGACTTCGCTGAAGAAATTCTGGATCATCGGCGGCAGTATCGCTGGCATCGCAGTCTTATGCCTTGTGCTCACATTGTGGCTGGGATGGAGAGACTATCAGTCCCGGCACAAGTCCGCGACGCAAAACGGTTCCGGCGGTTCAACTTCGCGCGTTGATAGCCGCATTCGCCAGAACGGAACTGTGACAGCGTGAGTAGTGTTATGACGCAATCACAAATGTGCCATTGGATGGAGACACATCCGCAGCTTGCCACAATGGTGATGAGATTCAATCACCCACTCGCTTCAACGATCCACCCGGAACGACGAACGTGGGATTCGACGCTCAACTTGACAGCGATTGAATCAACAGCCCGCGGTCGTCGAAGAATGTCACGCGAATTGCAAAGCACTCTTCAACTCGCTGATTCGGCGTTCTTCGATTTTGAACCACCACTCCGTCGGTTCGCATTGCTCACGTGGGAGGAACTGAAGCGCCTCGTGACTCTGGCAGGTGCCGTTTGTGTTGGTAAGAGCATCACCAGGCTGATTCGTCGCGACGACCGTAAGCGAGTCTGTGATCAACTTGGAGAGGACCTATTTCAGTTCGCAGTACAGAAATCACAGCTCACGTCCAACTTCCCGCAATATGACTGTGATGTCAGTGACCTTAGCAGTGAACGAATGGAAATCGTGGGCTGGAATTTATTCGCATCGTGCTACGTCGATGAACCGGCAGCGTTTTTAACGCGGCTGCAATTGAAGGCCCCCCGCAAGATTACACTGATGAAGCCATTGGAGAACGAGTTCGATGCTCTCCTGAATTCGACGGGTCGTCAGTCGGTACTCCAACACCTTAAGAAAATCACGATCTCAGAAATCCGACCGGATCTGGCCACATGTTTCGAATAGTCCATGAAAGTCATCACCTGCCGACGAATCGCAAGCTGGTCAAGCGCGAAGATGTTATCGCAGCTTTGACGGCTGATCAGATTGTCGCTCAAGCAGAAGCAGATGCCGCACAGATTCGGCTCGATGCTCAGCTGGAATACGAAAACCAACAGCGCCAGGGTTACGAGGATGGTCTCGAACTTGCGAAGATCGAGCGAACGACTCTGATGACTGAGGCTGTACAGCAAACAACTGCATACTATGCCCAAGTCGAACAACGGATGATCGCCGTCGTCCAACGTTCTCTTCACAACATTCTTGGCGAAATTGATGACCACCAGTTGATTTATCAATCAGTCCGCGAGGGACTGAACTGGGCGCGAAATCAGTCGCGCATCACTCTTCGGATCCATCCGCAGCATATTAATGGATTGCGTCGACGAGTGGACGAACTCAAGTCGCTTTACCCCTCGGTCGAAATCATCGACCTCGAACCAGACTCCCATATGTCTGCCCACCAATGCGTCGTCGAGACGGAGATCGGTTCGATTGATGCGAGCGTTGATGCTCAGTGTGAAGCAGTTATTCGATCGCTCACTCAATCAATCCAAGACCGACATTCGAAAACGTTCTCCAATGGCCTGAAGAATGCCGAACTCTCGGAACCGGCGTCGGCGATTCTGGATGAGCAAAGAAAGGAGTCGTAGACGTGACGATTGCTACACCCTTCGAACATATCACCGACATCTTCGAATCAGCCTTGGAAACCGTTCCTCCTCGTCCTGTCACGGGTCGTGTCACACAGATCATCGGAACAATTATCCAAGCTGCAATTCCAGACGTTCAGGTCGGAGAACTCGTGCTCTTGCATGACCCGACCAGAAACATTGAGCTAGAAGCAGAAGTTGTTGGCATCCAGAAAGAGACTGCTTTTCTCACACCACTAGGTGAGTTGCTTGGTTTGTCGGCACGGACCGAAGTCGTCCCGACCGGCAAA harbors:
- a CDS encoding serine/threonine-protein kinase, coding for MAVLSSNDLLAQTISSDCPSDQELTCLLNDQLAIDIKSRIEQHVESCERCQQWLELAASCDLVDSHQWSHPESSTDSQTSSVIHVVEKETPNWNVIQNRETSPERLNEMRIQDRILSPSLFPSETSQLEVINVLGEGGMAVVFLCHDELSDRELAVKVLRHRYVTDYEARERFLHEAEIQSRLLGQGVPEVFQWGELIDGRSFIVMEYWPGVTVSESFFGEMRQETSTREILFLMHQVCEIVARAHANGVVHRDLKPSNFLIDQDGQVAVLDWGLAKNNFGPSQVFDSSADSAFPRSITNLCRSVVGTPGYSAPEQVSGNTIEPTADVYSLGVILAELLAGERIKDLHRSFHTPDENYNNSERIVSELIAAGVSGSLVQMIRCCLNSDPQQRFTSAKEMADCLAQLLRTYNFSEICLVARARRHTSAPMTARTIRRLLNPRNSSAELQ
- a CDS encoding FHA domain-containing protein; protein product: MRYLLKIFSGPHIGAEVELPTGESTIGSSDDCDLVLTDRLIAEQHVAVSVSDSSISIRQLGSEAVLVDGKPVDSAELRPFQYFTIGTTHLAIGPADKPWPHFDLSDFQLRPPVEEAEPSQELDDVQSESDATETSVTPAETQLSQSRGSRRFPVMITSVALFFALNAALVFAGFSNNWLDSKPETTSEQANDIEAERSNFERLVKEFSPGVEVDESNQRLELTGYVIRETDREQLLEAAKNIDPHVIFKVRSTESLLAVVNEILSQAELEQTWSASITNPGVIKISGTLETRSTDSEELLRKTLERIEKDVPLKELLVDVTKTRSILEESEVIAEVNLSEDSDTQTVPTPPTERLLRSNPIPIIDVRIANDRVFTLPNGIQISVGGRLSDGSRVEEIEFEHAIVRTKSGQRMIVPFGL
- a CDS encoding HrpB1 family type III secretion system apparatus protein yields the protein MDISQNLSQLMLEIGMMAAWRGETQEARVILDGLKAVRPESASLEVGTAIALLNEGKSGIAMHVLEEALKKDPESSFARYLLALTHKLNGLEDRSRTLCVEVMENSSDDIAADLARSLMQIPAGGLSFHHTPA
- the sctJ gene encoding type III secretion system inner membrane ring lipoprotein SctJ, with protein sequence MDILNRISTTLRIGRPTFALTAFVLLLLSGCSDVDLYSNLHEREANEMMAILLDGGISCTKGEGDEDQTWKLKVGSENFSRAVKILTASGYPTDRHVRMGDVFKKSGLVSSPTEDRIRFVYALSEEIAETISRIDGVVDSRVHVVLPDNDPFSDSTKPSSASVYIKHRSDVDLTAEKMEIKDLVAKSIEGLASDEIEVFLDEVEPIAPPPEEGASYSQVFGITIATTSLKKFWIIGGSIAGIAVLCLVLTLWLGWRDYQSRHKSATQNGSGGSTSRVDSRIRQNGTVTA
- a CDS encoding SctK family type III secretion system sorting platform protein, which encodes MTQSQMCHWMETHPQLATMVMRFNHPLASTIHPERRTWDSTLNLTAIESTARGRRRMSRELQSTLQLADSAFFDFEPPLRRFALLTWEELKRLVTLAGAVCVGKSITRLIRRDDRKRVCDQLGEDLFQFAVQKSQLTSNFPQYDCDVSDLSSERMEIVGWNLFASCYVDEPAAFLTRLQLKAPRKITLMKPLENEFDALLNSTGRQSVLQHLKKITISEIRPDLATCFE
- a CDS encoding HrpE/YscL family type III secretion apparatus protein, with product MFRIVHESHHLPTNRKLVKREDVIAALTADQIVAQAEADAAQIRLDAQLEYENQQRQGYEDGLELAKIERTTLMTEAVQQTTAYYAQVEQRMIAVVQRSLHNILGEIDDHQLIYQSVREGLNWARNQSRITLRIHPQHINGLRRRVDELKSLYPSVEIIDLEPDSHMSAHQCVVETEIGSIDASVDAQCEAVIRSLTQSIQDRHSKTFSNGLKNAELSEPASAILDEQRKES